One segment of Lentimicrobiaceae bacterium DNA contains the following:
- the trxA gene encoding thioredoxin, whose protein sequence is MALEFTDSNFEELAINTDKPVIVDFWAVWCGPCRMIAPIIEEMAKEYEGKAVIGKLDVDNNPGIATRFSVRNIPTVLFIKNGEVVDKQVGAVPKSALVKKLEALL, encoded by the coding sequence ATGGCATTAGAATTTACCGATTCCAATTTTGAAGAATTAGCTATTAACACCGATAAACCGGTTATTGTTGACTTTTGGGCAGTATGGTGCGGACCTTGCCGTATGATAGCTCCTATTATCGAAGAGATGGCAAAAGAATACGAAGGCAAAGCCGTAATAGGAAAGTTAGATGTTGATAACAACCCCGGAATTGCTACACGTTTTTCGGTACGTAATATCCCAACCGTTCTTTTTATTAAAAACGGTGAAGTAGTTGACAAACAAGTTGGAGCAGTACCCAAAAGTGCTTTAGTGAAAAAATTAGAAGCATTATTATAA
- the dnaE gene encoding DNA polymerase III subunit alpha, with product MPQFSHLHVHTLYSLLDGASNIDSLYQKAIADNMPAIAITDHGNMFGAFTFVAKAEEYNRKFKSNIKPIVGCEFYLTEDRHIQQFTGGKRDKRYHQLLLAKNAQGYQNLIKLSSLGYIEGLYGKYPRIDKELILKYHEGLIATTCCLAGEVPKTIIEKGPEKAEEVFKWWLSVFGEDYYVELQRHKIPQQDVVNEVLIRFAEKYNVKIIASNDSHYVEKDYAETHDILLCLNTNSNVSTPKKRDYDDDDDEIKTEGRFAFYNDEFYFKTTSEMETVFADLPQAIDNTNEIVDKVEVLNLKKDILLPNFYVPEQFNIHNDSIKVKLEGSKDEKIITATLRNQWEYLKNLTYQGAKVLYGEITDEIKQRIDYELKIIHDMGFAGYFLIVRDFIKAANEMDVMVGCGRGSAPGSVVAYCLGITLIDPLKYNLLFERFLNPERISMPDIDVDFDDKGRDKVIDYVVKKYGQNHVAQIITFGSMASKNSIKDVARVLELDLPTSNYLAKLVPDRIKEPLFDLVNKPLTLKDGDNSIEKKHGLKSSEKDSILKLREIAEYKGSDKNMLLKKKVINEAVKVEGNIKSTGIHAAGVLIAPSDLTELLPICKSKKSDMWITQFEGELNEKAGVIKMDFLAIKNLTVIKETLRMVKENYNIDIDINKIPFDDPKVYELYQKGETTGTFQFESDTMKSALRKIRPTQLEDLIAINALNRPGPMEYIDEYALRKHGIKPVTYDLPIEEKVLKETYGITVYQEQVMQLSQIIANFTRGKADSLRKAMGKKDMALLAGFKTEFMQNATNNGHDPEILEKIWNDWVNFAKYAFNKSHSTSYTYLAYQTAYLKTYYPREFMAALLTSYKDNSDKHQRNLDECKRMGINVLGPDINESGVDFTATKKGNIRYGLSAISGFGENISCAIVEERMQNGNYIDIYDLAKRVDYKVLTKGYVELLAKAGAFDSFGDIKRWQICHPDPISGRTFAETIVKFGESYQKELNSQQLSLFGDDNEEDKLTYPQAPECEPWSDKKTLSIEKDVIGIYISGHPLDKFSTAINSFCNATVSKLNDVVGQGVILNNIKLAGIIKEAYHTENKRNEGYAKIVIEDYNDSVELYIGRAEYVKHKNLLEEGAILFFNCQTYKKYKSETGEVGITVDDVKMFPDMIESAKSLTVYINILDFDQETYRKFANIIKKNKGSTLFYAQVYDPESKSTDGMFTKFKSGYKVNALNVLELLSEIPSIRVSLHS from the coding sequence ATGCCGCAATTTAGTCATTTACACGTTCATACACTCTATTCATTACTCGATGGAGCTTCAAACATAGATAGTCTGTATCAGAAAGCTATTGCCGATAATATGCCTGCCATAGCCATAACCGACCATGGAAATATGTTCGGAGCGTTTACGTTTGTGGCTAAAGCAGAAGAGTACAACAGAAAATTCAAATCAAATATAAAACCAATAGTCGGTTGCGAATTTTATTTAACCGAAGACAGACATATACAACAATTTACCGGTGGTAAAAGAGATAAACGTTATCACCAATTGCTTTTAGCAAAAAATGCACAAGGTTATCAAAATCTGATAAAACTTTCGTCGTTGGGATATATTGAAGGTTTGTACGGAAAATATCCGCGAATAGACAAGGAGCTGATTCTAAAATATCACGAAGGGCTTATTGCAACTACGTGCTGTTTGGCAGGCGAAGTTCCAAAAACAATTATAGAAAAAGGACCTGAAAAAGCTGAAGAAGTTTTTAAATGGTGGCTTAGCGTTTTTGGCGAAGATTATTACGTTGAACTTCAACGACACAAAATACCACAACAAGATGTTGTAAATGAAGTTCTTATCAGATTTGCCGAAAAATACAATGTTAAAATTATTGCCAGCAACGACAGCCATTATGTTGAAAAAGATTACGCCGAAACTCACGATATTTTGCTTTGTCTTAACACCAATAGCAACGTATCTACACCCAAGAAGAGAGATTACGACGATGATGACGATGAAATAAAAACCGAAGGCAGGTTCGCTTTTTATAACGACGAGTTTTACTTTAAAACTACAAGCGAAATGGAGACGGTTTTTGCCGATTTGCCACAAGCTATCGACAATACCAACGAAATAGTTGATAAAGTTGAGGTTTTGAATCTAAAAAAAGATATTCTGCTTCCCAACTTTTACGTACCCGAACAGTTTAACATACACAACGACAGCATTAAAGTTAAATTAGAAGGGTCTAAGGACGAAAAGATTATTACCGCAACTTTGCGTAATCAGTGGGAATATCTTAAAAATCTGACTTACCAAGGAGCCAAAGTACTTTATGGCGAAATAACCGACGAGATAAAGCAACGCATTGATTACGAACTCAAAATCATACACGATATGGGATTTGCCGGTTATTTTTTAATTGTGCGCGACTTTATAAAAGCAGCCAACGAAATGGACGTCATGGTAGGTTGCGGTAGAGGTTCGGCTCCCGGAAGTGTTGTGGCTTACTGTTTAGGCATAACTCTCATTGACCCGCTGAAATATAATTTGCTATTTGAGCGTTTCTTAAATCCCGAAAGGATTAGTATGCCCGATATTGACGTCGATTTCGACGACAAAGGAAGAGATAAGGTTATTGATTATGTGGTAAAAAAATACGGACAAAACCATGTGGCTCAAATAATTACTTTTGGGTCTATGGCTTCAAAAAACAGCATTAAAGATGTTGCTCGCGTGCTTGAGCTTGATTTACCAACAAGCAACTACTTGGCAAAATTAGTCCCCGACAGAATTAAGGAGCCACTATTCGACTTAGTTAATAAACCGCTTACTCTTAAAGATGGAGATAACTCCATAGAGAAAAAACATGGACTAAAAAGCAGCGAAAAAGACAGTATTTTGAAATTGCGAGAAATAGCCGAGTACAAAGGAAGTGATAAAAATATGCTTTTAAAGAAAAAGGTCATCAACGAAGCTGTTAAAGTTGAAGGCAACATTAAAAGCACGGGTATTCACGCTGCAGGTGTACTAATCGCTCCTTCCGATCTTACCGAGTTGCTACCAATATGCAAATCGAAAAAATCGGATATGTGGATAACGCAATTTGAAGGAGAGCTTAACGAAAAGGCAGGCGTTATTAAAATGGATTTCTTAGCCATAAAAAACCTGACTGTTATTAAAGAAACGCTACGGATGGTAAAAGAAAACTACAATATTGATATCGATATAAATAAAATACCATTCGACGACCCCAAAGTTTATGAACTATACCAAAAGGGCGAAACTACAGGTACGTTTCAGTTTGAAAGCGACACAATGAAAAGTGCGTTACGTAAAATTCGTCCTACACAGTTGGAAGACCTGATTGCTATAAACGCTCTCAATCGCCCCGGTCCTATGGAATACATCGACGAGTACGCTTTAAGAAAACATGGCATAAAACCCGTTACTTACGACTTGCCCATTGAAGAAAAAGTTTTGAAAGAAACTTACGGAATTACGGTTTATCAAGAGCAGGTTATGCAACTATCGCAGATTATAGCCAATTTTACTCGAGGTAAAGCCGATTCGCTTAGGAAAGCTATGGGTAAGAAAGATATGGCTCTACTGGCAGGTTTTAAAACCGAGTTTATGCAAAATGCCACTAACAACGGACACGACCCCGAAATTTTGGAAAAAATATGGAACGATTGGGTAAACTTTGCAAAATACGCATTCAACAAGTCGCACAGCACTTCGTACACCTATTTGGCTTATCAAACGGCATACCTTAAAACGTATTATCCGCGCGAGTTTATGGCAGCATTGCTTACTTCGTACAAAGATAATAGCGACAAACACCAACGAAACTTAGACGAATGTAAACGTATGGGCATTAATGTTTTAGGTCCCGATATAAACGAGTCGGGTGTTGATTTTACCGCTACGAAAAAGGGTAATATCAGATATGGACTATCAGCTATTAGCGGGTTTGGCGAAAACATATCATGCGCCATTGTCGAAGAAAGAATGCAAAACGGAAACTACATCGACATTTACGACCTTGCCAAAAGGGTTGACTACAAGGTTCTGACCAAAGGCTATGTCGAATTGTTAGCTAAAGCCGGAGCCTTTGATTCTTTCGGAGATATAAAGCGTTGGCAAATATGCCACCCCGACCCAATTAGCGGAAGAACATTTGCCGAAACCATCGTTAAATTTGGCGAAAGCTATCAAAAAGAATTAAATTCTCAACAATTATCTTTATTTGGCGATGATAATGAAGAAGATAAATTAACTTATCCGCAGGCACCCGAATGCGAGCCATGGTCGGATAAAAAGACATTAAGCATTGAAAAAGACGTTATAGGAATATACATTTCCGGACATCCGCTAGACAAATTTAGCACAGCTATAAACTCCTTTTGCAATGCAACCGTAAGCAAGCTGAATGACGTTGTAGGACAAGGCGTTATTCTTAATAACATAAAATTAGCCGGCATTATTAAGGAAGCTTATCACACCGAAAATAAAAGAAACGAAGGCTATGCCAAAATAGTTATAGAAGATTATAACGATAGTGTTGAACTTTATATAGGAAGAGCTGAATACGTAAAACATAAGAACTTATTAGAAGAAGGTGCTATTTTGTTTTTTAACTGTCAGACGTACAAAAAATATAAAAGCGAAACAGGTGAAGTGGGAATTACTGTTGATGATGTTAAGATGTTTCCCGACATGATTGAGTCGGCAAAAAGCTTGACAGTTTATATCAATATATTAGATTTTGACCAAGAAACTTACAGAAAGTTTGCCAATATAATTAAGAAAAACAAAGGCAGCACCTTGTTTTATGCACAAGTTTACGATCCCGAAAGTAAATCTACCGACGGAATGTTTACCAAATTCAAATCGGGGTACAAAGTAAATGCCTTAAATGTGTTGGAGCTTTTGTCTGAAATACCTTCTATCAGAGTTAGTTTACACAGTTAA